In Crinalium epipsammum PCC 9333, the following are encoded in one genomic region:
- a CDS encoding DGQHR domain-containing protein, whose amino-acid sequence MNNPASDIASQILERENQEKQALALLLDRYLARNDQILVQKIEMGGSEAYIGSATLEWFARRVRYASQLPLLRQKFNPDTKNVEIDAESIEEIQQRPLDWSRQASLAQYLAARKNHKFPPVLVVINHPWVDNPKANQWDTKQRALQPAAEFTPLDKDGNVGLLDISADVTIFALDGQHRLMGVQGLMELIQTGKLPRYKKDKKPSGAVITIDDLRQEYQIEASYLQNLAKEKIGIEFISAVVTGENYEEARRRVRSIFVHVNLMAVPLSKGQLAQLDEDDGFSIVARKVAVTHPLLKDISGRNPRVNWDSATVAAKSTVLTTLQALKEMSERYLQHKFPHWKLEKKGLIPMRPEDEELEVGIKEFKLLFDNLTNLFSFQRLERGEETPELRRFSFEKGGGDGNILFRPVGQVALAQALGILVFKKKLSVKDIFDKLQKYDADGGFSGMEFPESIWYGVLYDANKKRVLVSGKDLATRLIVYLLGGVDDDMEKAEIRRAVADARTIENQAMGFNGKFVEPRKVGLPSVLV is encoded by the coding sequence ATGAACAACCCCGCATCAGACATAGCCAGCCAAATCCTAGAACGAGAAAACCAAGAAAAACAGGCGTTAGCCCTACTATTAGATAGATATTTAGCCAGAAACGACCAAATATTAGTTCAAAAAATCGAAATGGGCGGAAGCGAGGCATATATTGGTTCCGCAACCTTAGAATGGTTTGCCCGTCGCGTGCGCTATGCCTCCCAACTTCCCTTATTACGGCAAAAATTTAATCCCGACACAAAAAATGTCGAAATTGATGCCGAAAGTATCGAAGAAATTCAACAACGTCCCTTAGACTGGTCGCGCCAAGCATCCTTAGCGCAATATTTAGCAGCCAGAAAAAATCATAAATTCCCACCCGTACTCGTTGTAATTAACCACCCTTGGGTAGACAACCCCAAAGCTAACCAGTGGGATACTAAGCAACGCGCCTTACAACCTGCTGCTGAATTTACCCCATTAGATAAAGATGGCAATGTCGGTTTATTAGATATTTCCGCAGATGTCACAATTTTTGCCTTAGACGGACAACACCGACTTATGGGCGTACAAGGATTAATGGAATTAATTCAAACAGGTAAACTCCCCCGCTACAAAAAAGATAAAAAACCTTCAGGTGCAGTAATTACCATTGATGACCTCAGACAAGAGTATCAAATAGAAGCTAGTTATCTGCAAAACTTAGCTAAAGAAAAGATAGGAATTGAATTTATTTCTGCCGTTGTTACTGGAGAAAATTACGAAGAAGCGCGGCGACGAGTGCGGTCTATTTTCGTCCACGTTAACTTAATGGCAGTACCTTTAAGTAAAGGTCAATTAGCGCAATTAGATGAAGATGATGGCTTTTCGATTGTTGCCCGAAAAGTTGCCGTTACCCATCCCTTACTAAAAGATATATCAGGTAGAAATCCGCGTGTTAATTGGGATAGTGCCACTGTAGCAGCTAAATCTACAGTTTTAACTACACTGCAAGCCTTAAAAGAAATGTCGGAACGCTACTTGCAGCATAAATTCCCCCACTGGAAATTAGAGAAAAAAGGTTTAATTCCCATGCGTCCCGAAGATGAGGAATTAGAAGTTGGAATTAAGGAATTTAAATTACTTTTTGATAATTTAACCAATTTATTTAGTTTCCAAAGATTAGAACGTGGGGAAGAAACACCAGAATTACGCCGTTTTAGTTTTGAGAAAGGCGGCGGTGATGGCAATATTCTTTTCCGCCCAGTTGGACAAGTGGCGTTAGCGCAGGCGTTAGGAATTTTAGTATTTAAAAAGAAGTTATCTGTAAAAGATATTTTTGATAAATTACAGAAATACGATGCCGACGGTGGATTTAGTGGGATGGAGTTTCCCGAATCTATTTGGTATGGCGTTTTATACGACGCGAATAAAAAGCGGGTGTTAGTGTCAGGAAAAGATTTAGCAACGAGATTAATTGTTTATTTATTAGGTGGAGTTGATGATGATATGGAAAAGGCAGAAATTAGAAGGGCAGTAGCAGATGCGAGGACAATTGAAAATCAGGCGATGGGATTTAATGGGAAATTTGTAGAACCGAGGAAAGTAGGATTGCCATCTGTACTGGTTTGA
- a CDS encoding fimbria/pilus outer membrane usher protein, which translates to MEHRKPLENGLIMTSTTTTLIGSSLILLFPISTLGQTLSDQSILRNAQAQPSTPTESQPQQPSPVENQPASPTPSKPSTPVPEKQDDDLFQRIFGRPRTSGSVQRVVVSFLINGEEQGQILIVLSPGGTPEVRFQAGAFLEKTAEIVRPDIQEKLRAAIDKEGNLTLEVLRQNGLEATFDQRELKLQVQVPPAQRKTNVLNVQEGNLPPGAKDALHPSRISGYVNLRGGESYVWSGKEGTSLGRQPLSLDFEGALNLNGWVIEGSTAFTEKANPNLVRGDLRVVRDAPDQALRYVAGDLSVPITGYQSSRPMVGITVARNFSLQPYRVTRPISQFEFFLERPSRVEVLINGRLTQALQLPPGRQDIRDLPLSGGINNVQLIITDDVGRVQRLDFPAPVAGELLAPGLQQFAYSLGFPTKVEKGDRNYDFTQPTLTLSHRWGLTDTLTMGGYLQADPKQQLAGVEGVWATSFGNLGWDMALSHDSDIGSDYAMRLRYDYFQTGENNPSQRTFRFALEHKGSQFTTGSGLVPRNNYSYDLSAYYSQKLFWGIGGNLSANYQLGRAEVLDTYKLSLGLSKSFKNGLGVNLNLNQSRNSAGQDEQQAYLSLFLFLPKQRQSIQATSDVRNTSSPTNRLTWNYSSPRSIGGINASVGVANTPTDYDLTGRLSYTGYRANVEFSHDFLLFRDASDATSNTTRLNWGTALVFADGHFGWSRPINNSFALVTRNENFRGQQIGINPGGSGYIARADNLGPAVVPDLQPYQVSTINIDAPNLPLGYDLGPSIYHLLPSYRSGTVIRVGTDASVFLRGVLLDAKGEPVSVQAGEVISLSDPKWKPLTLFTNKAGKFALEGLKPGRYELRLFGNQENPIRFEIPSDKTGVYDIGILKFPS; encoded by the coding sequence ATGGAACACCGGAAACCCCTGGAAAATGGCTTAATTATGACTAGCACTACTACCACTCTAATTGGTAGTAGCTTAATCTTATTATTTCCCATTTCGACTTTAGGGCAAACACTATCCGATCAATCAATATTAAGAAACGCTCAAGCACAGCCATCAACTCCAACTGAAAGCCAACCTCAGCAGCCATCTCCAGTAGAGAATCAACCTGCGTCGCCAACTCCTTCCAAACCATCGACTCCAGTACCAGAAAAACAAGACGATGACCTATTCCAAAGAATCTTTGGTCGTCCGCGTACCAGTGGTAGCGTACAGCGGGTAGTCGTTTCCTTTTTGATTAACGGGGAGGAGCAGGGGCAGATATTAATAGTGCTGTCGCCAGGAGGTACACCTGAAGTACGTTTCCAAGCAGGAGCATTTCTGGAAAAGACCGCAGAGATTGTTCGCCCTGATATTCAAGAAAAGCTACGAGCAGCCATAGATAAAGAGGGAAATCTCACACTAGAAGTATTGCGGCAAAATGGCTTAGAGGCTACTTTCGATCAGCGAGAATTAAAGCTGCAAGTCCAGGTTCCACCCGCGCAACGCAAAACCAATGTTTTGAATGTGCAAGAAGGAAATCTGCCTCCTGGCGCAAAAGATGCCTTGCATCCTAGCAGAATTAGCGGTTATGTCAATCTTCGGGGTGGTGAAAGTTATGTTTGGTCAGGGAAAGAGGGAACTTCATTAGGAAGACAGCCACTCAGTCTCGACTTTGAGGGAGCTTTAAATCTTAATGGTTGGGTGATTGAGGGTAGCACTGCTTTTACAGAAAAAGCTAATCCTAATTTAGTACGTGGCGATCTTCGGGTAGTACGGGATGCTCCCGACCAAGCATTACGTTATGTAGCGGGCGATCTTTCTGTCCCAATCACAGGTTATCAAAGTAGCCGACCAATGGTTGGGATTACTGTTGCTCGAAATTTCTCTTTGCAACCTTATCGCGTAACGCGACCTATCAGCCAATTTGAGTTTTTTCTAGAAAGACCCTCAAGGGTTGAGGTGTTGATCAATGGTCGCCTGACGCAGGCGTTGCAGTTACCTCCTGGACGGCAAGATATCCGCGATTTGCCACTAAGCGGCGGTATCAATAATGTGCAACTAATTATTACTGATGATGTCGGTCGGGTACAACGGCTTGATTTTCCTGCCCCTGTTGCTGGCGAGTTACTTGCTCCTGGCTTGCAACAGTTCGCCTACAGCCTTGGTTTTCCTACAAAGGTTGAAAAGGGCGATCGCAACTACGACTTCACACAACCCACTCTCACCTTGTCCCATCGCTGGGGGTTAACCGACACTTTGACAATGGGCGGATATTTGCAAGCTGACCCCAAACAGCAACTTGCAGGTGTTGAAGGTGTCTGGGCAACAAGCTTTGGTAACTTGGGATGGGATATGGCGTTAAGCCATGATAGTGATATTGGTAGCGATTACGCTATGAGGTTGCGTTACGACTACTTCCAAACAGGTGAAAATAATCCCTCTCAACGCACATTTCGCTTTGCTTTGGAGCATAAGGGATCTCAATTCACTACTGGAAGTGGACTCGTCCCCCGAAATAACTACAGCTACGACCTCTCAGCTTATTACAGCCAAAAGCTTTTCTGGGGAATTGGTGGTAACTTAAGTGCTAATTATCAGCTTGGTCGGGCAGAGGTGCTTGATACTTACAAGCTCTCTCTGGGACTATCTAAATCTTTTAAAAATGGGCTGGGAGTTAACTTAAATCTCAACCAAAGTCGCAACAGTGCAGGTCAAGACGAGCAACAAGCTTACTTAAGCCTCTTCTTGTTCTTACCTAAGCAGCGTCAATCAATTCAGGCAACAAGTGATGTTAGAAATACCAGTAGTCCTACTAACCGCTTAACCTGGAACTACAGTTCTCCCAGAAGTATAGGCGGTATTAATGCCTCTGTAGGCGTGGCAAATACTCCAACCGATTATGATCTAACGGGTCGATTAAGCTATACAGGCTACCGCGCTAACGTTGAGTTTTCTCATGATTTTCTACTCTTTCGTGATGCTTCGGATGCTACTAGCAATACAACTCGGCTAAATTGGGGAACCGCCTTAGTTTTTGCTGATGGGCATTTTGGCTGGTCGCGCCCTATCAATAATAGTTTTGCTCTTGTAACTCGCAACGAAAATTTTAGAGGTCAACAAATTGGAATTAACCCAGGTGGAAGCGGCTATATTGCTAGGGCAGATAACTTAGGACCAGCAGTGGTTCCTGATCTACAACCTTACCAAGTTTCTACTATTAATATAGATGCCCCAAATTTGCCATTAGGATATGATTTGGGTCCAAGTATTTATCATCTTCTACCAAGCTATAGAAGCGGCACTGTAATTCGTGTCGGTACAGATGCCAGTGTTTTCCTGAGAGGAGTTTTGCTAGATGCTAAAGGGGAACCTGTTTCTGTACAGGCGGGCGAAGTTATTTCCCTTTCAGATCCTAAGTGGAAGCCGTTAACTCTATTTACTAATAAAGCAGGTAAGTTTGCTTTAGAAGGTCTTAAACCGGGTCGCTACGAACTACGCCTATTTGGAAATCAGGAGAATCCTATCCGCTTTGAGATTCCCTCTGATAAGACTGGAGTTTATGATATTGGTATATTAAAATTTCCTAGCTAA
- a CDS encoding fimbrial biogenesis chaperone — MKLSLRQIFLSLFIFLLGINPAFAFKLLPISRTFAPSGAGATQSYQVLNDGKEKLAVTVSMSERQVDLTGKESYKEADDDFLVYPPQILLEPGQQQTVKVTWVGEAQPQKELAYRIVAEQVPVDLDKPQANVTKPVGQIKVLMRYLGSVYIRPANVKPDVVMETIEPQKGANGANELAFTLSNKGTAHAILKNLQLHLTAGATKVDLKPEQLKDISGTNILAGNKRRFVIPLPAGLPVGPVSATFDFEQPKD; from the coding sequence ATGAAGCTTTCACTACGACAAATTTTTCTTTCTCTTTTTATCTTTTTGTTGGGAATCAACCCTGCATTTGCCTTCAAGCTACTGCCAATTTCCAGAACTTTTGCTCCATCGGGTGCGGGTGCAACTCAGTCTTATCAAGTTCTTAATGATGGTAAGGAGAAGTTAGCCGTAACTGTCTCCATGTCTGAACGGCAAGTAGATTTAACAGGGAAAGAAAGCTACAAAGAAGCTGATGATGATTTCCTAGTTTACCCTCCCCAAATCTTGCTAGAACCTGGGCAACAACAGACTGTAAAAGTTACTTGGGTAGGCGAGGCTCAACCCCAAAAGGAATTAGCTTATCGTATTGTTGCTGAACAAGTACCTGTAGATTTGGATAAGCCTCAAGCTAATGTAACCAAGCCTGTTGGTCAAATTAAAGTACTAATGCGTTACTTAGGTTCAGTCTATATTCGTCCCGCTAATGTAAAACCTGATGTGGTAATGGAAACGATTGAACCGCAAAAGGGAGCTAATGGGGCTAATGAATTAGCATTCACCCTGTCTAATAAGGGAACTGCCCATGCAATCTTAAAAAACTTGCAATTACATTTAACTGCTGGAGCCACGAAAGTTGATCTTAAACCCGAACAACTTAAGGATATCAGCGGAACTAATATTCTAGCTGGTAACAAGCGTCGCTTTGTGATTCCGTTGCCAGCTGGTTTACCTGTGGGTCCTGTCAGCGCCACATTTGATTTTGAACAGCCTAAAGATTGA
- a CDS encoding DNA phosphorothioation-associated protein 4: protein MAESRIKIAKDKADLVQELTVAPGTTGAFQTYADAIAFSAVLGAKHKKRVPLGEISRKEPGPIAIDIFISRGYDLVIKLLAIAETQDINILSPNDVEVESDRIHIFEEYANGGLEILREELRGAVDYTERLLLMLSLQRDQQEQSPGEFDLSRFLG, encoded by the coding sequence ATGGCTGAAAGTCGCATAAAAATTGCTAAGGATAAAGCTGATTTAGTACAAGAATTAACTGTTGCACCTGGGACAACGGGGGCATTTCAAACTTATGCTGATGCGATCGCATTTTCCGCAGTCTTAGGCGCGAAGCACAAAAAGCGTGTACCGCTAGGGGAAATATCTCGCAAGGAACCAGGACCAATTGCGATCGATATCTTTATATCTAGGGGTTACGATCTGGTGATTAAGTTGCTGGCGATCGCAGAAACTCAGGATATCAATATTCTCTCACCGAACGATGTAGAAGTTGAGAGCGATCGCATCCATATATTTGAAGAATATGCTAACGGCGGTTTGGAAATCTTGCGAGAAGAATTAAGAGGCGCGGTAGATTATACCGAAAGACTGTTATTAATGCTGAGTTTACAGCGTGATCAGCAAGAGCAGTCGCCAGGAGAATTTGATCTCAGTAGATTTCTTGGTTGA
- a CDS encoding Uma2 family endonuclease has translation MTTTDVRLWTVDEYHRMLETEILTTDDQVELIAGQIIQMSPQLPPHAATTQCASDYLRELIPGQAIIRVQLPITLRPNSEPEPDIAVVRINFRRYQDNHPTSDDIFLLIEVASTTLNSDRNLKSRIYAQANIPDYWVLDVNNRQIYVFRQPQDASYQQEIVLKENDTISLLAFPEITVPVAQLFP, from the coding sequence ATGACTACTACAGATGTACGCTTGTGGACTGTGGATGAGTATCACCGGATGCTTGAAACTGAAATTTTGACGACTGATGATCAAGTTGAACTTATTGCAGGGCAAATTATCCAAATGAGTCCCCAACTACCACCCCACGCAGCTACTACCCAATGTGCATCTGACTATCTCAGGGAATTAATACCAGGTCAAGCTATTATCCGTGTGCAGTTACCTATTACACTGCGTCCTAACTCAGAACCAGAACCAGATATTGCTGTAGTTCGTATCAACTTTAGACGATACCAAGATAATCATCCTACATCCGATGATATTTTCTTACTAATTGAAGTAGCAAGTACTACACTAAATAGCGATCGCAATTTAAAATCACGTATTTATGCTCAAGCTAATATCCCTGATTATTGGGTATTGGACGTAAACAACAGACAAATTTATGTCTTTCGCCAACCTCAAGATGCAAGTTATCAGCAAGAAATTGTATTAAAGGAGAATGACACAATTTCACTGTTGGCTTTTCCAGAAATTACAGTCCCAGTTGCTCAACTTTTTCCGTAA
- a CDS encoding carotenoid oxygenase family protein — protein sequence MVISAVNPYLEENFAPVSTEITAEKLTVIGELPPTLSGMFVRNGSNPQFPPIGKYHWFDGDGMLHGVRISNGKASYCNRFVRTKGYQIEHDAGRAIWSGMLEPPQPNNPYGAFKNVANTALVWHAGQMMALWEGGEPHAIKLPDLDTIGGYTYSGQLKSAFTAHPKVDPVTGEMMFFGYSLFAPPFVKYSVVSAEGDLLQTVPIDLPVGVMMHDFAITEHYSIFLDLPLTFRPERMQRGQPAFMFESDRSSRFGIVPRHGDNSSIRWFESSPCYIYHTLNAYEEGDEVVLLACRVASTTVLMSDVKKSETEDESPHLYRWRFNLKTGAVREEMLDDASSDFPRVNENLLGRKTRYGYTAKLTASAIPLFDGVIKHDFSSGKSETHTFGHGRYGGEAVFVPRPDATNEDDGWLITFVYDEESNSSELVVVNAEDVTGEPVARVIIPQRVPYGFHGIWISEEQLAVSV from the coding sequence ATGGTGATCTCAGCAGTTAATCCTTATCTAGAAGAAAACTTTGCTCCAGTAAGCACAGAAATTACAGCCGAGAAACTCACAGTAATTGGTGAACTTCCTCCTACATTATCGGGGATGTTTGTCCGTAATGGCTCTAATCCTCAGTTTCCCCCGATTGGGAAGTACCATTGGTTTGATGGGGATGGAATGTTGCATGGGGTGCGTATTAGCAATGGTAAAGCTTCGTACTGCAACCGCTTTGTACGCACTAAGGGATATCAGATTGAACATGATGCAGGTCGTGCAATTTGGTCGGGAATGTTAGAACCACCGCAACCTAATAATCCTTATGGTGCTTTCAAGAATGTTGCTAACACGGCTTTAGTATGGCACGCGGGGCAGATGATGGCGCTGTGGGAAGGGGGGGAACCTCACGCGATTAAGTTGCCTGATTTAGATACAATTGGCGGTTATACATATAGCGGTCAGCTAAAATCTGCCTTTACTGCACATCCCAAGGTAGACCCTGTTACTGGGGAAATGATGTTTTTTGGCTACTCGTTGTTTGCGCCACCGTTTGTTAAATATAGTGTGGTATCAGCAGAGGGTGATTTGTTGCAGACAGTCCCCATTGATTTACCAGTGGGTGTGATGATGCACGATTTTGCTATCACTGAGCATTACAGCATCTTTTTGGATCTGCCGTTGACTTTTCGCCCAGAAAGAATGCAACGGGGACAGCCAGCTTTTATGTTTGAGAGCGATCGCTCTAGTCGTTTTGGTATTGTCCCACGTCACGGTGATAATAGCAGTATTCGCTGGTTTGAAAGCAGTCCTTGTTACATTTACCACACCCTTAATGCTTATGAGGAAGGGGATGAAGTTGTTTTGCTTGCCTGTCGCGTGGCTTCTACTACTGTCTTAATGTCGGATGTCAAAAAAAGTGAAACTGAGGATGAAAGCCCCCATTTGTACAGATGGCGGTTTAATCTGAAAACTGGTGCGGTACGGGAAGAAATGCTGGATGATGCGAGTTCAGATTTTCCCCGTGTGAATGAAAACTTATTAGGACGTAAGACACGCTATGGCTACACAGCTAAGTTGACAGCTAGTGCAATTCCCTTATTTGATGGGGTGATTAAGCATGACTTTAGTAGTGGTAAGTCGGAAACTCACACATTTGGACATGGGCGTTATGGTGGTGAGGCGGTGTTTGTACCTCGTCCTGATGCTACTAATGAAGATGATGGTTGGTTGATTACTTTCGTTTATGATGAGGAGTCGAATTCTTCGGAATTGGTGGTAGTTAATGCCGAAGATGTGACGGGTGAACCTGTGGCGCGTGTGATTATTCCTCAGCGTGTTCCTTATGGTTTTCACGGAATTTGGATTAGTGAGGAACAGTTGGCTGTTTCTGTTTAG
- a CDS encoding Uma2 family endonuclease → MISSAISKLLDLMTDTWVKASFDDLLALADDPKFADAKFYYNEGYLRIEMPPIGSIHSQDNNILTNVVNLFASVKNIRIKGLVNCSFRKPGVAECQPDLAFYIGSEFKLPPRTNSPIDLNEFSPPTLVIEIAATSINDDLGRKRLLYERLGVQEYWVADTNTGDIIGFGISQGRSGEIQESQVLPGLTIALVEEALQRSQNQDDGEITRWLLQTFSQS, encoded by the coding sequence ATGATTTCTAGCGCAATCTCAAAGTTACTAGATTTAATGACAGATACTTGGGTAAAAGCTAGTTTTGATGATTTACTAGCATTAGCTGACGACCCTAAGTTTGCCGATGCTAAGTTTTATTATAATGAAGGATACTTGAGGATTGAAATGCCACCTATCGGTTCTATTCACAGTCAGGATAATAACATTCTTACCAATGTTGTAAATTTGTTTGCATCTGTGAAAAATATCAGAATTAAAGGTTTAGTTAATTGCAGTTTCCGTAAACCAGGTGTAGCAGAATGCCAACCTGATTTAGCTTTTTACATTGGTTCAGAATTTAAGCTACCACCGCGTACCAATTCACCAATTGATTTAAATGAATTTAGCCCACCAACTTTAGTGATAGAAATTGCTGCCACTTCTATTAATGATGATTTAGGGAGAAAGCGGTTACTATATGAACGGTTGGGAGTGCAAGAATATTGGGTAGCTGATACGAATACTGGGGATATAATTGGTTTTGGTATATCTCAAGGGCGGAGTGGGGAAATTCAGGAATCGCAGGTGCTACCAGGGTTAACTATTGCGCTTGTGGAAGAAGCTTTACAACGCAGTCAAAATCAGGATGATGGGGAAATTACTCGCTGGTTGTTGCAAACATTTAGTCAAAGCTAA
- a CDS encoding AAA family ATPase → MKLISIKLCNFRQFYGTSKTIELACNYERNTTVIHGNNGAGKTGLLNAFTWVLYEKFTAAFASSEQLVNKRAIAESQPGQPVECWAELIWEHDGKRYRAKRECRAYKGEIEQTPSKLFMQIAAEDGSWGLPRDHPEDIIGKILPESLHQYFFFDGERIEQIVRSDKRNEIAEATKKLLGVEILNRSIHHLTQAKKSLEKELEFIGDIETKKLLKEQDKIEQYGDQIQTRQGEIAQELAHQQTLKQETSNCLRQLSRAKELELRRQELERQQALHRENFKKSKEAIKKAISSRGYTVLLPDISEEFKAIIEDLKQQGKLMTGIDRQFVYDLLNQQRCLCGSELFEGNYFYENVKAWLDKASIAAVEETAIRLSTQVDEIEQQAVSFCEDIDREQASIKYLREVISEIETQLDDIREQLRKDPSEEIRNLQQRLDQIDEKIRDLTLEEGENQQKIAQIKVEIDKFGKQVAKHEMNEAKQAVSQRRIAVTQDTIVRLTEVRSRLEQQFRLQLEKRIQEIFSEISFTPYIPQLSEKYELILEDNAIGNSTTVAASTGENQILSLSFIGGIIDRVREWSEKEVLMMPSSSTFPLVMDSPFGSLDQTYRRQIAKIIPRLANQLIVLVTKTQWRGEVEAEIAEIVGKQYVLTYYSSKPDCEQDFIDLGASRYPLVKQSLNGFDYTEIIEVEYDF, encoded by the coding sequence ATGAAGTTAATTTCTATTAAACTTTGCAACTTTCGGCAGTTTTATGGGACAAGCAAAACTATTGAGTTAGCGTGTAATTATGAACGTAATACCACAGTAATTCATGGTAATAATGGAGCAGGGAAAACTGGGTTATTAAATGCGTTTACTTGGGTATTGTATGAAAAGTTTACTGCGGCTTTTGCGTCATCAGAGCAATTAGTAAATAAACGTGCGATCGCAGAATCACAACCAGGGCAACCTGTAGAATGTTGGGCAGAGTTAATTTGGGAACATGACGGGAAACGTTACCGCGCTAAACGTGAATGTCGTGCTTACAAAGGGGAAATTGAACAAACCCCTAGTAAGTTATTTATGCAAATAGCGGCGGAGGATGGTAGCTGGGGGCTTCCGCGCGATCATCCAGAGGATATTATTGGTAAAATCTTGCCAGAAAGTTTGCATCAGTATTTCTTTTTTGATGGGGAACGAATTGAACAAATTGTTCGTTCTGATAAAAGGAATGAAATTGCTGAGGCGACTAAAAAACTGTTAGGCGTGGAAATATTAAACCGTTCTATTCACCACCTCACTCAAGCTAAAAAAAGTTTAGAAAAAGAATTAGAGTTTATTGGCGATATTGAAACAAAAAAACTTTTAAAAGAACAGGATAAAATTGAGCAATACGGTGATCAAATTCAAACGCGGCAAGGTGAGATTGCTCAAGAGTTGGCACATCAACAAACTTTGAAACAAGAAACTAGCAATTGTTTACGCCAACTTAGTCGTGCCAAAGAGTTAGAACTCAGGCGGCAAGAATTAGAAAGGCAGCAAGCTTTACATAGGGAAAATTTTAAAAAGAGCAAAGAAGCAATAAAAAAAGCTATTTCATCGCGAGGTTATACGGTTTTATTACCAGATATTAGTGAAGAATTTAAAGCTATTATAGAAGATTTAAAGCAGCAGGGCAAGTTGATGACGGGAATAGATCGGCAGTTTGTTTATGATTTATTAAATCAACAACGTTGTCTTTGCGGTTCAGAGTTATTTGAAGGAAACTATTTTTATGAAAATGTTAAAGCTTGGCTAGATAAAGCTAGTATTGCTGCTGTGGAAGAAACCGCTATTCGCCTGAGTACTCAGGTAGATGAAATTGAGCAGCAAGCTGTTAGTTTTTGCGAAGATATTGATCGAGAACAAGCCAGTATAAAATATTTACGGGAAGTTATTTCTGAGATTGAAACGCAATTAGATGATATTAGGGAACAGTTGCGGAAAGATCCGAGTGAAGAAATTCGGAATTTACAACAACGTCTTGATCAAATTGACGAAAAAATTCGGGATTTAACTTTGGAAGAAGGAGAAAATCAGCAAAAAATTGCTCAAATTAAAGTCGAAATTGACAAGTTTGGTAAACAAGTTGCTAAACATGAAATGAATGAGGCAAAACAAGCAGTTTCTCAACGTAGAATTGCTGTAACACAGGATACAATAGTAAGATTAACAGAAGTGCGATCGCGCCTCGAACAACAATTCCGCTTACAGCTAGAAAAACGCATCCAAGAAATATTTAGCGAAATTTCCTTTACACCTTATATACCCCAATTAAGCGAAAAATATGAGTTGATTCTAGAAGATAATGCTATAGGAAACTCCACAACTGTTGCAGCTTCTACTGGAGAGAATCAAATTCTCAGCTTATCTTTTATTGGGGGAATTATTGATCGGGTACGCGAATGGAGTGAAAAAGAAGTATTAATGATGCCTAGTAGTAGCACATTCCCCCTAGTAATGGATTCACCGTTTGGTAGTTTAGATCAAACTTATCGCAGGCAAATTGCTAAAATAATTCCGAGATTAGCAAATCAATTGATAGTTTTAGTGACAAAGACTCAATGGAGGGGAGAAGTAGAAGCAGAAATAGCTGAAATTGTTGGTAAGCAATATGTATTAACTTATTATTCTTCTAAACCTGACTGCGAACAAGATTTTATTGATTTAGGTGCAAGTCGCTATCCGTTAGTAAAGCAAAGTTTGAATGGTTTTGATTATACTGAAATTATAGAGGTGGAATATGATTTCTAG